In a single window of the Enoplosus armatus isolate fEnoArm2 chromosome 15, fEnoArm2.hap1, whole genome shotgun sequence genome:
- the slc5a6b gene encoding solute carrier family 5 member 6 has translation MDPSDQKHFTVTDYVIFAVLLAASVGIGLYHALSGGRQRTTQEFLMADRNMHCLPVSLSLIATFQSAVAIIGVPGEIYTHGTQYWFIGCAYVLGLLIPAHVFIPVLYRLRLSSAYQYLELRFSKPVRICGTLTFIFQTVIYMGLCVYTPAFALNAVTGFELWGAVLATGLVCTLYTTIGGLKAVIWTDVFQTVVMFAGQLAVIVVGVQQTGGVSEVWRKICEGNRISSLDLNPDPTERHTFWTLGVGGVFLMVSLYGVNQAQVQRYLSSRTEKEAVRSCYMVFPSLQLALALSCVMGLVMFARYCGEDYSDKLGISSSDAMVIYFVMDMLQGVPGLPGLFVACLFSAALSTISSAFNSLATVTMEDLIKPHFPAMTEARATLLSKALAMSYGLLCLAMAYLTHLMGNSVLQVALKIFGMVGGPILGLFCLGMFFPWANSIGALAGLGAGLALAFWVGIGNIFTRSSSSRLLPPDCRGILLSDKTTTAIHIALSNVTLSRPSGLKRFYSLSYMWYSAFNCCTVILIGLIVSFLTGPMKEEDVTPGTIYPLFDKLLCLLPDHLKNKLCCATPLGQTLSAQQRQPPQHKESNGLIFPQDDEPSQEETDSFLPQALTPFVEHETTV, from the exons ATGGACCCTTCCGACCAGAAGCATTTCACTGTTACAGACTACGTGATATTTGCGGTCCTGCTCGCTGCCTCTGTGGGCATCGGGCTGTACCATGCGCTTTCCGGGGGGCGTCAGCGCACTACACAGGAATTCCTGATGGCAGACAGGAACATGCACTGTCTTCCTGTTTCACTGTCGCTCATCGCAACATTCCAGTCCGCTGTGGCGATTATTGGTGTACCGGGGGAAATCTACACTCACGGTACTCAGTACTGGTTCATCGGATGTGCCTACGTTCTGGGCCTCCTCATTCCTGCCCATGTTTTCATTCCAGTGTTGTACAGACTGCGGCTCTCCAGCGCTTACCAG tatcTTGAACTGCGCTTCAGCAAACCAGTGCGTATCTGTGGAACTTTGACCTTCATCTTTCAGACG GTTATCTATATGGGACTTTGTGTATATACTCCTGCCTTTGCACTAAATGCAG ttacTGGATTTGAATTATGGGGAGCAGTGCTGGCCACTGGACTTGTGTGCACATTGTACACAACAATA GGTGGTTTGAAGGCTGTCATCTGGACAGACGTCTTTCAGACTGTTGTGATGTTTGCAGGGCAGCTGGCTGTCATCGTGGTGGGAGTGCAGCAGACTGGAGGAGTGTCTGAAGTCTGGAGGAAAATCTGCGAAGGAAACCGCATCTCTTCTCTGGA CCTAAACCCAGAtcccacagagagacacacctTCTGGACTCTGGGGGTTGGCGGGGTCTTCCTCATGGTGTCCCTGTACGGAGTGAACCAGGCTCAGGTGCAAAGATATCTCAGCTCGCgcacagagaaagaggctgTCAG gtctTGCTACATGGTGTTTCCCTCCCTGCAGCTGGCTCTGGCTCTAAGCTGTGTGATGGGACTGGTCATGTTTGCACGTTACTGTGGAGAGGATTACTCTGACAAGCTGGGCATCTCCTCAAGCGATGCG ATGGTGATATACTTTGTGATGGATATGCTGCAAGGTGTGCCTGGACTGCCTGGACTGTTTGTTGCATGCTTATTCAGTGCAGCTCTCAG CACCATCTCTTCTGCTTTTAACTCTTTGGCCACTGTGACAATGGAAGACCTCATCAAACCACATTTTCCCGCCATGACGGAGGCAAGAGCGACCCTGTTGTCCAAAGCCTTAG CTATGTCGTATGGGCTGCTGTGTCTGGCCATGGCCTATCTCACTCACCTAATGGGCAATTCAGTTCTACAG GTGGCTTTGAAGATCTTCGGGATGGTTGGTGGTCCTATTCTTGGTCTGTTTTGTCTCGGGATGTTCTTCCCGTGGGCCAACTCCATT GGAGCATTGGCTGGTCTGGGGGCGGGTCTGGCTTTGGCTTTCTGGGTCGGCATCGGGAACATCTTCACTCGTAGCTCCAGCTCGAGGCTGCTGCCACCCGACTGCAGAGGCATCCTGCTGTCAGACAAGACGACTACCGCCATTCACATTGCACTCAGCAACGTCACTCTGAG CCGACCCTCTGGACTGAAGAGATTTTATTCATTGTCCTACATGTGGTACAGCGCATTCAACTGCTGCACAGTCATTCTAATAGGCCTGATCGTCAGCTTTCTCACAG GCCCTATGAAAGAAGAAGACGTGACACCAGGCACAATCTATCCCTTGTTCGACAAACTGCTTTGTTTACTACCTGATCACCTCAAAAATAAGCTTTGCTGTGCGACTCCTCTGGGACAGACG CTCTCAGCACAACAAAGGCAGCCTCCACAACACAAAGAAAGCAATGGGCTGATCTTCCCACAAGACGACGAGCCATCACAGGAAGAGACGGACAGTTTTCTTCCCCAGGCTCTCACACCTTTTGTGGAGCATGAAACAACTGTGTGA
- the adgrf3a gene encoding adhesion G-protein coupled receptor F3 → MWTFMFLYILGLNICQATGQDNSTQMYYVKLIIEESAIANITAILENVVNDTNLKVDNFAITTTCQNVSASTECTCKPNYRWSDKLCESNLKCCGNMTCTFPQKSAYMCVSNASVTIKGSITLTRSEHLDCLQGTNSCNNKVLHKMKEVYSTLKGFDILTISKYRIGSIIADFEMTVANEVRPKDLINRATILNQNLSVLFDLATTGVVHLTRPSNPVFYASNHTLSCTITQVLNTVPAWQLKTADAVFDITNGTESEVTSATGETKVVLKNISGLWAGEYTCVYRQESDFYSITHKASAVMDVCLLPNIYITMDPGFPHCTSTSTILNVKAICEIQSSSENYTVTWESQKKTKPLPSKYIFLYSSEEPDIYVAQALVHCDSPTTQLIKCTFKNRCNQERSASVDVNVNIIHANDPFCPAEGDWGDTKAGFTAVLKCKNEAGYRQRKCKQDSDKVTWESEVSGCVNRGVNDVLQRALMVDIGLGSLNENAAEVFSRLEIVTNNTQTINTLSNLNATVHILFISSQKNLKPNESTANDFLESSSNLLEKSLTKAWVSKADEGNLSLAEIYLSSVEDLIKVANITGVPKKTNIEVAARNCTEESKCTNTVFNVSVVLNSQDPGTVKTAGFKELEKYLPFKNDEYKPNSYIVSTTIEKNQSHSVKVKIKFPLFEPRRRNVEIKCVSWDNNTRTWSPDGCKWEGPSGPSNEGHCVCSHLSSFAILMSKYPLHISGLTEITYVGVSISVVSLIISLVIELIVWSDVVKTNTLYLRHTAHINISICLIVADCCFLASSKPSDISQIWCQTFVVLKHFCYLSMFFWMLCLSSTLLHQAVFLFHNVSRKSYLRFALVLGYVCPLLIVAITFLTNSGAEGSYFSSETCWLVYSGLLKGSIHTFIIPIGIIVFINVFSMLVVIMKLLGNPKSKENTYEKEKKAAITVMRSVVLLTPIFGVTWIFGFAVMVLDLTSGDMVYAVNYAFTLLNAFQGLFILLTTCLGDKPTREALLKRLKSKAPSSTDSSTKLDSTLK, encoded by the exons ATGTGGACCTTTATGTTTCTTTACATCCTGGGATTAAACATCTGTCAG GCTACTGGACAAG aTAATTCAACACAAATGTACTATGTCAAACTGATAATAGAGGAAAGTGCAATCGCAAACATAACAGCGATACTGGAAAATGTCGTGAATGACACCAACCTGAAAGTTGACAACTTTGCAATAACAacaa CCTGTCAGAATGTCTCGGCCAGCACAGAGTGTACCTGCAAGCCAAACTACAGATGGAGTGATAAACTCTGTGAATCtaatctgaaatgttgtggCAACATGACTTGCACCTTCCCCCAAAAGTCGGCTTACATGTGTGTTTCAAATGCCTcag TTACTATCAAAGGATCCATTACTTTGACTCGATCGGAGCATTTAGATTGTCTGCAAGGCACAAACTCTTGCAATAACAAAGTGTTACACAAG ATGAAAGAAGTGTACAGCACTTTGAAGGGATTTGACATCTTAACAATTAGCAAATACAG GATTGGAAGCATCATTGCAGATTTTGAAATGACCGTTGCCAACGAAGTCCGGCCAAAAGATCTGATTAATAGAGCAACAATCCTTAACCAAAATCTGTCAGTATTATTTGATTTGGCGACTACAG GTGTTGTCCATTTAACAAGGCCATCTAACCCTGTGTTTTACGCCTCCAACCACACCCTCAGTTGCACAATAACGCAGGTCCTGAACACCGTACCAGCGTggcagctgaaaacagctgacgCAGTATTCGACATAACTAATGGCACAGAGTCAGAGGTGACATCAGCAACAGGGGAGACTAAAGTTGTACTTAAAAACATATCAGGACTCTGGGCAG gaGAGTACACATGTGTTTACCGTCAAGAGTCCGACTTTTACAGCATAACTCACAAAGCCAGCGCTGTAATGGACGTATGCCTCCTGCCAAACATTTACATCACCATGGATCCAGGATTTCCACACTGCACAAGTACTTCAACGATCCTGAATGTAAAAGCAATATGTGAGATACAGAGTAGCAGTGAAAATTATACTGTGACGTGggaaagccaaaaaaaaacaaaaccacttcctagtaagtacattttcttgt ATTCTTCTGAAGAACCAGATATTTATGTAGCTCAAGCACTTGTTCACTGCGACTCACCAACGACACAACTGATAAAATGCACTTTTAAGAACAGGTGCAATCAAGAGAGAAGTGCTTCAGTTGATGTCAATGTCAATATCATACATG CAAATGATCCATTCTGTCCAGCTGAAGGTGACTGGGGAGACACCAAAGCTGGTTTCACTGCGGTGTTAAAATGCAAGAATGAAGCTGGATACAGGCAAAGGAAATGCAAACAAGA CTCTGACAAGGTGACATGGGAATCGGAGGTTTCAGGGTGTGTGAACCGGGGTGTGAACGATGTGCTGCAAAGAGCATTG ATGGTTGACATTGGACTTGGCTCGCtaaatgaaaatgctgcagaAGTATTTTCCCGCCTTGAGATTGTCACTAATAACACCCAGACGATCAACACTCTCTCCAATTTAAATGCAACCGTTCACATACTTTTCATTTCGAGTCAAAAGAACCTAAAACCAAATGAGTCAACAGCAAAC gacTTTCTGGAGTCATCCAGCAATTTGCTGGAAAAGTCTCTAACAAAAGCATGGGTATCAAAGGCTGATGAAGGCAATTTGTCATTGGCTGAGATATATCTGAGTTCTGTTGAGGATTTAATTAAGGTGGCGAACATAACAGGTGTCCCTAAAAAAACGAATATAGAGGTAGCCGCACGAAATTGCACAGAGGAGTCAAAATGTACCAACACGGTGTTCAATGTCAGCGTTGTTCTTAATAGTCAAGACCCTGGCACTGTAAAAACAGCTGGGTTTAAAGAACTGGAGAAGTATTTGCCCTTCAAAAATGATGAGTACAAGCCCAACAGCTACATAgtgtcaacaactattgaaaAGAACCAATCGCAttcagttaaagttaaaattaaGTTCCCGTTGTTCGAACCAAGGCGTCGCAACGTTGAGATAAAGTGTGTCTCGTGGGACAACAACACCAGAACGTGGTCACCAGATGGATGCAAGTGGGAGGGGCCGAGTGGTCCTTCTAATGAGGGACACTGCGTTTGCAGCCATTTGTCCTCATTTGCCATTCTAATGTCAAAGTATCCCTTGCACATCAGTGGGTTAACTGAGATCACTTACGTCGGAGTGTCTATATCAGTCGTGTCACTCATTATTAGCCTCGTGATAGAACTGATTGTCTGGAGCGATGTAGTTAAGACAAATACTTTATATTTACGCCATACTGCCCATATAAACATTTCTATATGTCTGATAGTTGCAGATTGCTGTTTTTTAGCATCTTCTAAACCAAGTGATATTTCACAGATCTGGTGTCAGACCTTTGTGGTGTTGAAGCATTTCTGTTACCTGTCCATGTTCTTTTGGATGTTGTGTCTGAGCAGCACGCTTCTTCACCAAGCAGTTTTCCTGTTCCATAATGTGAGCAGGAAAAGCTACCTGAGGTTCGCATTAGTCCTGGGCTATGTGTGCCCTTTGCTAATTGTGGCTATCACGTTTCTTACCAATAGTGGTGCTGAAGGCTCATACTTCTCCAGTGAGACCTGTTGGTTGGTTTATTCTGGACTTCTGAAAGGGTCCATCCATACATTTATCATACCAATCGGTATAATTGTTTTCATCAACGTGTTCTCTATGCTGGTGGTAATCATGAAGCTTTTGGGTAACCCTAAGAGTAAAGAAAACActtatgaaaaagaaaaaaaggctgcCATAACTGTCATGAGGTCAGTTGTTCTTCTGACTCCAATCTTCGGTGTGACTTGGATTTTTGGGTTTGCTGTAATGGTTCTTGACCTCACATCTGGAGACATGGTCTACGCAGTCAATTATGCCTTCACCTTGCTGAATGCATTCCAG ggtttgttcattttgttaaCCACATGCCTGGGGGACAAACCG ACCCGTGAAGCACTGCTGAAACGTCTCAAAAGCAAA GCTCCATCATCGACTGACAGCTCCACAAAATTGGACTCAACTTTGAAGTGA
- the LOC139297787 gene encoding ankyrin repeat domain-containing protein 66 encodes MTDLHQAAAAGDYDQVEEILGQNRCNPNQRDIDWSYKTPLHWAAAKGHTDTVRILIEHGARPCLRTEHGWTPAHFAAESGRLAVLRLLHSLHAPIDKEDCCGDKPVRIAEIYGHLDCVRFLKKAEIECQAYRKMAAQKGISMDDTDEEWAEQGKENEENGISKSNVQT; translated from the exons ATGACAGACTTGCACCAGGCAGCAGCGGCGGGGGACTACGATCAAGTTGAGGAGATTTTGGGGCAAAATAGATGCAATCCCAATCAGAGAGACATCGACTGGAGCTACAAGACACCTCTTCACTGGGCAGCAGCTAAAG GACATACAGATACGGTCAGGATCCTCATTGAGCATGGAGCCAGGCCGTGTCTGAGGACGGAGCATGGATGGACCCCTGCACACTTTGCTGCAGAGTCCGGCAGGCTGGCCGTGCTGCGGCTGCTGCACTCCCTCCATGCCCCTATAGACAAGGAGGACTGCTGTGGAGACAAACCAGTGCGGATAGCTGAAATATATGGACACCTGGATTGCGTTCGATTCCTTAAAAA AGCAGAAATTGAGTGTCAGGCCTACCGCAAGATGGCAGCCCAAAAAGGGATTTCAATGGACGACACAGATGAGGAGTGGGCAGAACAGggcaaagaaaatgaagaaaacggGATCTCTAAAAGCAACGTCCAGACGTAG